From Scleropages formosus chromosome 1, fSclFor1.1, whole genome shotgun sequence, a single genomic window includes:
- the LOC114912328 gene encoding cholesterol 24-hydroxylase-like — protein MLMLLHTFGECGGRFMIYTFVLLFVIFACYCMYVKYIHMKYDHIPGPPRDSFLFGHSPAILRAMKEDEVIHDKFLEWHEKYGPVCRFNMLHFVVITVTSPEAVKEFLMSSKYPKDPYIYERLFSFFGTRFLGHGLATDTNQDHWYKQRRMMDPAFSNLYLRGMMDTFNEVAEDLMEKLEELAESHTSAHMHNLVNCVTLSVIAKVAFGIDLNLLETESPFPKAIEKVLNGIVYYIRDPMMLFKPWKWKFIKEVKDAIKLLRKTGEKCITERKRAMRNGESVPKDILTQILKSAEQDQHDDLEQMLDNFLTFFIAGQETTANQLSFAIMELGRHPEILKKLRKEIDDVLGAKKDIEYEDLGKLTYLSQVLKETLRLYPPAPGTSRWVAEDMVISGIHVPGGAQVLMNTYVTGRMEEFFPDPLKFDPERFHPDAPKPYFTYFPFALGPRSCIGKTFSQMEAKVVLSKLVQRFEMQLIPDQSFDIMDTGTLRPRSGVVCNIRSRSLASG, from the exons ATGTTAATGCTGTTGCATACGTTTGGCGAATGTGGAGGGAGGTTTATGATTTATACCTTCGTGCTGCTTTTTGTGATCTTTGCGTGTTACTGCATGTACGTGAAATACATTCATATGAAATATGATCATATACCGGGGCCACCTAGAGACAG CTTTCTGTTTGGACATTCTCCCGCCATATTGAGGGCAATGAAAGAGGATGAAGTCATTCATGATAAATTCCTGGAATG GCATGAGAAGTATGGACCAGTGTGCCGCTTCAACATGCTGCACTTCGTAGTTATAACTGTGACAAGTCCAGAAGCTGTGAAG GAGTTTTTGATGTCGTCGAAGTACCCTAAGGACCCTTATATATATGAACGACTCTTCAGCTTCTTTGGCACAAG ATTTCTTGGACATGGCTTGGCTACGGACACGAACCAAGATCACTGGTACAAACAGCGCCGAATGATGGACCCAGCATTCAGCAACTT GTACCTGCGTGGGATGATGGACACCTTCAATGAAGTTGCTGAGGATTTGATGGAAAAACTGGAGGAGCTGGCAGAGAGCCACACTTCTGCACACATGCATAACCTGGTCAACTGTGTCACCCTAAGTGTCATTGCAAAG GTTGCCTTTGGGATCGATTTGAATTTGTTGGAAACTGAGTCACCCTTTCCCAAAGCCATAGAGAAAGTCTTGAATGGAATTGTTTACTATATTAGAGATCCAATGATGCTG TTTAAGCCTTGGAAGTGGAAGTTTATTAAGGAGGTAAAGGATGCCATAAAGCTTCTGCGTAAAACTGGGGAGAAGTGCatcacagagagaaaaagagctaTGCGGAATGGAGAAAGTGTGCCAAAAGATATCCTCACACAGATCCTTAAAAGTGCAG AGCAAGATCAGCATGATGATCTTGAGCAAATGCTGGACAACTTCCTTACGTTCTTCATAGCAG ggcaAGAAACCACGGCAAATCAATTATCTTTTGCAATAATGGAACTTGGAAGGCACCCTGAGATACTGAAAAa GCTCAGAAAGGAGATTGATGATGTTCTTGGTGCAAAGAAAGATATTGAGTACGAAGACCTGGGGAAGTTAACCTACTTGTCTCAG GTTTTGAAAGAGACTCTCAGACTATACCCCCCGGCTCCCGGAACATCTCGATGGGTTGCAGAAGACATGGTGATCAGTGGGATTCATGTTCCTGGAGGAGCCCAAGTTCTC ATGAACACTTATGTGACAGGGAGAATGGAGGAATTTTTCCCAGACCCTCTGAAGTTTGATCCAGAAAGATTTCACCCTGATGCTCCCAA GCCTTATTTCACATACTTTCCGTTTGCCCTGGGACCTCGCTCCTGcattggaaaaacattttcacag ATGGAAGCAAAGGTGGTTCTGAGCAAGCTGGTGCAGAGGTTCGAGATGCAGCTCATCCCCGACCAATCCTTTGACATCATGGACACAGGAACGCTGAGACCTCGGAGTGGTGTTGTGTGTAATATTCGATCACGAAGTCTAGCATCAGGCTAA